The following coding sequences lie in one Halomonas sp. 'Soap Lake #6' genomic window:
- a CDS encoding class II glutamine amidotransferase gives MCELLGMSANVPTDICFSFSGFLHRGGGTGPHRDGWGIAFYEEGGYREFRDPHPSVESPIARLICDYPIKSNVVISHIRQANVGGVRLANTHPFTREMWGRPWCYAHNGQLSDWQQLPLGVYTPVGTTDSEHAFCWLMGELRRCFPTPPAAPELVWERLHALCEQLRGLGVFNLLLSDGTYLYCYCSTKLAHITRCAPFGEAELSDAEITVNFIEHTTPNDVVSVIATEPLTQNEAWKRMQPGELLVWRDGEIQARYCP, from the coding sequence ATGTGTGAGTTGTTGGGCATGAGTGCCAACGTACCCACTGATATCTGCTTTAGTTTTTCAGGCTTTTTACACCGCGGTGGGGGCACCGGCCCCCACCGGGATGGCTGGGGTATTGCGTTCTATGAAGAAGGGGGCTATCGCGAATTCCGTGACCCACATCCTTCGGTTGAATCGCCGATTGCTCGGTTAATTTGTGATTACCCTATCAAATCTAATGTCGTTATCAGCCATATACGCCAAGCCAATGTGGGTGGCGTGCGCCTTGCTAATACACACCCCTTTACCCGGGAAATGTGGGGGCGGCCCTGGTGCTACGCCCATAATGGGCAGTTAAGCGATTGGCAGCAACTACCTCTGGGTGTTTATACCCCCGTAGGTACCACCGATAGCGAGCATGCATTTTGCTGGCTAATGGGGGAGCTGCGGCGCTGCTTCCCTACGCCTCCCGCAGCCCCTGAGCTTGTTTGGGAGCGTTTGCACGCATTGTGTGAGCAGCTCCGTGGGTTAGGCGTATTTAATCTGCTGCTTTCCGATGGCACCTATCTTTATTGCTACTGCTCGACAAAACTCGCCCACATTACACGGTGTGCGCCTTTTGGGGAGGCGGAGCTTTCTGATGCTGAAATCACTGTCAATTTTATCGAGCACACCACGCCCAATGATGTCGTGTCGGTGATTGCTACCGAGCCGCTAACCCAAAACGAAGCTTGGAAGCGTATGCAACCCGGCGAGCTTTTGGTATGGCGGGATGGAGAAATTCAAGCCCGCTACTGTCCATAA
- the hrpA gene encoding ATP-dependent RNA helicase HrpA, which translates to METEHNVTTDTHTPCTDAQQLTALNEAMSQLMLRDAQRLARRVAGLERRLQEKKPIDRGLYDVQRDLERARQVIRQREAQPVVLNYPAELPVVERREDILNAIRDHQVVVVAGETGSGKTTQLPKICLELGRGRRGLIGHTQPRRLAARSVATRLAEELNVPLGEQVGYQVRFTDQSTPNTLVKLMTDGILLAETQHDPLLLRYDTLIIDEAHERSLNIDFLLGYLKRLLPQRPDLKVIITSATIDVARFAAHFGNVFERSGVSSETSTPAPVVEVSGRTFPVDVFYRPLVRDAEDEEDRTLQEGILHAVQEIELIEREKGWLHGPRDVLVFLPGEREIRETADTLRRADLTGTEILPLYARLSNEEQNRVFAPHRGRRIVLATNVAETSLTVPGIRYVIDPGLVRISRYSYRSKIQRLPVEPISQASANQRKGRCGRVAEGACIRLYDEEDFLSRPAFTDPEIQRTNLASVILSMLALKLGHIEDFPFVDPPDSRFVKDGFRLLFELGAVDEQQRLSPLGRKLAKLPIDPRLARMVLAGAERGSLRDVLIVVSALAIQDPRDRPADKRQAADQAHQRWHDPDSDFVALLNLWHGIENAREALSGNQLRRWCRDHYINYLRVREWHDTFRQLRQLLRDMDIEVPAPLPKDENESEEQARQARRKTSGKLHQALLTGLLSNVATLLENREYLGARNRKLMIHPGSGLAKKTPKWLMAFELVETTKLFARTVAKIDSQWIEPQAEHLLKRSYSEPHWEMKRAQVVAFEQVTLFGLPIVSRRRVHYGPIAPRESRELFIRRALVEGEFQTKGAFFAHNRALVDEVEALEDRARRRDILVDEETLFAFYDERLPEDIVNGKGFEHWRKQAERQDPGLLKFDIESLKARQAEDITQSHYPDHLILAGVAYPVSYHFNPEAEDDGVTITVPAAMLPQLPVHALEWLVPGMLREKCIALLKSLPKSIRRQVVPIPDWVDAALEMLVPDQRPLTEALGEFIRRRSGTRVHTDDWRLDVLEPHLLMNVRVVDHAGKLLGQGRDVRALERRFEAAASAGAQALAEQASQAPVLDGLPNEPLPESRVTTQAGIRVEAYPALVAAGGDFKVALFDHPAKAEAAHQEGIARLAIAKRPELVKAIKRLADVEKCALLFAKVGSKQALIDDLLLAVFTQVVAQYPLPRSASALDDRLKATEAELLDYANALLKTVEVALKGHLAVSKVLKGKLNFALALVYSDVSAQMQRLVYPGFIRDSGEWLADYPRYTEAALIRLEKAARERGRDQMMMHDVQALEARFDARRKSERRGDIEDPELVAFGWWIQELRVSLFAQQLGTKIPVSVKRLEKRWEEIISV; encoded by the coding sequence ATGGAAACCGAGCATAACGTGACCACCGACACACACACACCCTGCACAGATGCCCAACAACTCACCGCGTTAAACGAGGCGATGAGCCAATTAATGCTGCGTGATGCCCAGCGTCTAGCACGTCGTGTCGCTGGTTTAGAGCGTCGATTACAGGAAAAGAAGCCCATTGATCGTGGCTTATATGATGTTCAGCGTGATCTCGAGAGGGCTAGGCAAGTAATCAGACAGCGCGAAGCCCAGCCAGTGGTATTGAACTATCCTGCTGAGCTTCCCGTTGTAGAGCGGCGAGAAGATATTCTCAACGCTATTCGCGACCACCAAGTGGTGGTTGTGGCAGGGGAAACGGGGTCGGGTAAAACTACCCAGTTACCTAAAATATGTCTGGAGCTAGGCCGAGGCCGCCGTGGGCTCATTGGTCATACTCAGCCCCGCCGTTTGGCTGCTCGCAGCGTAGCAACACGCTTAGCTGAAGAGCTTAACGTACCGCTGGGTGAGCAGGTGGGCTATCAGGTTCGCTTTACCGACCAAAGCACGCCTAATACGCTGGTTAAGCTGATGACCGATGGTATTTTATTGGCCGAGACCCAGCACGACCCGCTGTTGCTGCGCTACGACACTCTGATTATTGATGAGGCACATGAGCGCAGTTTAAACATCGATTTTCTACTTGGTTATCTTAAGCGGCTACTGCCCCAGCGGCCTGATCTTAAAGTTATTATTACCTCCGCGACCATTGATGTAGCACGTTTTGCGGCTCATTTTGGCAATGTTTTTGAGCGCTCTGGTGTTAGCTCTGAAACGTCAACACCAGCGCCCGTGGTTGAGGTTTCCGGGCGCACATTCCCCGTCGATGTATTTTACCGCCCCCTTGTACGTGATGCGGAGGATGAAGAGGACCGTACGCTGCAAGAAGGTATCCTGCACGCGGTACAAGAAATTGAGCTTATTGAGCGCGAGAAAGGTTGGTTACATGGCCCCCGTGACGTATTGGTGTTTCTTCCCGGCGAGCGGGAAATCCGTGAGACTGCTGATACCTTACGGCGTGCCGATTTAACAGGCACTGAAATACTGCCACTCTATGCGCGGCTCTCGAATGAAGAACAAAATCGGGTATTTGCGCCCCACCGTGGGCGACGTATTGTGCTGGCTACCAACGTTGCAGAAACCTCGCTCACAGTACCTGGTATTCGCTATGTGATTGATCCTGGCTTAGTGCGCATTAGCCGCTATAGCTACCGGTCAAAAATTCAGCGGCTGCCTGTTGAGCCGATCAGCCAAGCCAGCGCCAACCAGCGTAAAGGACGCTGTGGACGGGTAGCCGAAGGGGCCTGTATTCGACTCTATGATGAAGAGGACTTCCTCTCACGGCCGGCGTTTACCGATCCAGAAATTCAGCGTACCAATTTAGCGTCAGTGATTCTTTCAATGCTGGCGCTGAAGCTAGGTCATATTGAAGACTTCCCATTTGTCGACCCGCCGGATAGCCGTTTCGTTAAAGATGGATTTCGCCTGCTCTTTGAGCTGGGCGCGGTAGATGAGCAGCAGCGTCTTAGTCCTTTGGGGCGTAAACTCGCCAAATTGCCCATAGATCCGCGTTTGGCGCGGATGGTGTTGGCCGGTGCCGAACGAGGCAGCCTGCGCGATGTGCTCATTGTGGTTTCTGCACTGGCTATTCAAGACCCGCGCGATCGGCCAGCCGATAAGCGTCAAGCGGCCGACCAGGCACACCAGCGCTGGCATGATCCTGATTCTGATTTTGTTGCGTTGTTAAATTTATGGCACGGTATTGAGAATGCTCGCGAGGCGCTTTCCGGCAACCAGTTACGCCGTTGGTGCCGCGATCATTACATTAACTACCTGCGAGTACGCGAGTGGCACGACACTTTCCGTCAGCTGCGTCAGCTGTTACGTGATATGGATATCGAGGTGCCTGCACCGCTGCCCAAGGATGAGAACGAAAGCGAAGAGCAGGCACGGCAAGCACGTCGTAAAACGTCTGGAAAGCTTCATCAGGCGCTGCTTACTGGTCTGTTATCCAATGTGGCCACCTTGCTGGAGAATCGTGAGTACCTTGGCGCGCGTAACCGTAAGTTGATGATTCATCCTGGCTCTGGTCTTGCTAAGAAAACTCCCAAGTGGCTAATGGCCTTTGAGTTGGTAGAAACCACGAAACTGTTTGCGCGCACGGTTGCCAAAATTGATTCACAGTGGATAGAGCCCCAGGCCGAGCACCTTCTTAAGCGCAGCTACAGCGAGCCTCATTGGGAAATGAAGCGGGCACAGGTGGTTGCTTTTGAACAGGTAACCCTGTTTGGATTGCCTATTGTGTCGCGTCGCCGGGTGCACTATGGCCCTATCGCTCCTCGGGAGTCTCGCGAGCTGTTTATTCGTCGTGCCCTGGTAGAAGGGGAGTTTCAAACTAAAGGTGCATTTTTTGCCCATAACCGAGCGCTGGTTGACGAGGTTGAAGCACTGGAAGATCGCGCACGTCGTCGCGATATCTTAGTCGATGAAGAGACGCTATTTGCATTTTATGATGAGCGGCTGCCAGAGGATATTGTTAATGGCAAAGGCTTTGAGCACTGGCGTAAGCAAGCTGAGCGCCAAGACCCCGGGCTGCTTAAGTTCGATATTGAGTCGCTTAAAGCTCGGCAAGCGGAAGATATTACTCAATCCCACTACCCGGACCATCTCATCCTGGCAGGGGTCGCCTACCCGGTAAGCTACCACTTCAACCCCGAAGCTGAGGACGATGGGGTGACGATCACGGTACCTGCCGCGATGTTGCCCCAACTGCCAGTGCATGCTTTAGAGTGGTTGGTGCCGGGGATGTTGCGTGAAAAGTGCATTGCGTTGCTTAAGTCGCTGCCTAAAAGCATACGCCGCCAAGTCGTACCGATACCTGACTGGGTAGATGCGGCGCTAGAAATGCTCGTGCCAGACCAGCGCCCGTTAACTGAGGCGCTGGGTGAGTTTATTCGTCGCCGTAGTGGTACGCGGGTGCATACCGATGATTGGCGGTTAGATGTGCTTGAGCCACACTTGCTGATGAATGTCCGTGTGGTTGATCATGCAGGTAAGTTATTAGGGCAGGGGCGGGACGTGCGGGCGCTAGAGAGGCGCTTTGAGGCTGCGGCAAGCGCTGGTGCACAAGCGCTTGCGGAGCAGGCCAGCCAAGCGCCAGTTCTTGATGGCTTGCCTAATGAGCCGCTCCCTGAGTCGCGGGTGACAACGCAAGCAGGTATTCGTGTCGAGGCGTATCCTGCGCTAGTGGCCGCTGGCGGTGACTTCAAGGTTGCGCTTTTCGACCACCCTGCAAAAGCAGAGGCGGCCCATCAAGAGGGTATCGCCCGCTTGGCAATTGCTAAGCGGCCAGAGCTTGTAAAAGCCATTAAGCGTTTGGCGGATGTGGAAAAGTGCGCGCTGCTATTTGCCAAAGTCGGTAGCAAGCAAGCGTTAATAGATGATTTACTACTAGCGGTATTTACTCAGGTGGTAGCGCAGTACCCATTGCCGCGTTCAGCAAGTGCCCTTGACGATCGTTTAAAGGCCACTGAGGCTGAGCTGCTCGATTATGCAAATGCTCTCCTGAAAACGGTTGAAGTGGCCTTAAAGGGCCATTTGGCTGTGAGTAAGGTGCTCAAGGGTAAGCTCAACTTCGCTTTAGCCCTGGTTTATAGCGATGTTAGCGCGCAGATGCAGCGTTTGGTTTATCCTGGCTTCATTCGTGATTCGGGGGAGTGGCTTGCAGACTATCCGCGCTATACAGAAGCGGCGCTCATTAGGCTTGAAAAAGCGGCCCGCGAACGTGGGCGCGACCAAATGATGATGCACGATGTCCAAGCGTTAGAGGCACGCTTTGACGCACGCCGTAAAAGCGAGCGTCGAGGCGATATAGAAGATCCGGAATTAGTAGCGTTTGGCTGGTGGATTCAAGAGCTTAGGGTTTCGCTATTTGCACAGCAGCTAGGTACTAAAATACCGGTATCGGTGAAACGCCTGGAAAAACGCTGGGAAGAGATAATTAGCGTTTAG
- a CDS encoding S9 family peptidase: MKAQPGINQGSPAERYYRANDPKWHWLETREAPEVSEFLNAANQQHSQWFEPLAPLADTLYKSHLSRRELAVTTLKTTLDYFTFWSETGAEEDYPCWWRHPNGQPLERELFLDVRARAADQPFYDMGDMALSPDEQWLAWTEDTQGDERFTLWLKALPSGEPKQLLSDIGPGLCWAEDQTSLGATLLFTRFDDTQRPDSIWRLWIPFPALSDISAPTLVIREEDPEFWLGIGKTRSREWLIIDSASKDTTEIAVLPATTPAAKPEYLHARQRGIEVSIDHRPGVFYRLQNHTGPHFQLDYLAEEQLGRHDAPWQPLIHHRDDATLEGVDAFAWGLIVAERSHREAQVVLRRLVLDKQQQALIDDYIALPETPCSQLLEDSPHFDTQEVRLREESFTRPPSWFSLDLQSGERTLLKRVAVYGDLLPEQLVCRRLWATSDDGEQVPVSVVMRADLVNQALPTLLYGYGAYGEALDPWFSIARLELIERGVAFAVAHVRGGGERGEPWYLQGKMAHKENSFNDFLAAREVLVSSGVSDPQRIAACGASAGGLLVGTCLNRSPKAFCAAVLDVPFLDVLRTMKNPELPLTTAEYSEWGNPEEPEVEQRIRNYSPIDNITQQAYPALWIEGSWFDTRVSYWEPAKFYARVSQAQQGEAPILLHTDMSSGHGGASGRFKAWRDTARQDAFILWALGLAPQTPQ, translated from the coding sequence ATGAAAGCACAGCCCGGCATTAATCAAGGCTCGCCCGCTGAGCGCTATTATCGCGCCAATGATCCAAAATGGCACTGGCTAGAAACACGCGAAGCTCCGGAAGTAAGCGAATTTTTAAATGCCGCCAACCAACAGCATAGCCAGTGGTTTGAGCCGCTCGCCCCTCTGGCAGACACCCTTTATAAAAGCCACTTGTCCCGCCGTGAACTTGCCGTCACCACTCTTAAGACAACGCTGGACTACTTTACGTTCTGGAGTGAGACCGGTGCAGAGGAGGACTACCCTTGCTGGTGGCGACATCCAAACGGCCAGCCCCTAGAGCGTGAGCTGTTTTTAGACGTAAGAGCACGTGCAGCAGACCAGCCATTTTATGATATGGGCGATATGGCGCTATCCCCCGATGAGCAGTGGCTTGCCTGGACCGAAGATACCCAAGGTGATGAGCGCTTCACTCTCTGGTTAAAAGCACTGCCTAGCGGCGAGCCAAAGCAGTTACTAAGCGATATTGGACCTGGACTTTGCTGGGCAGAAGACCAAACATCGCTAGGGGCTACACTGCTGTTTACCCGCTTTGATGATACTCAGCGCCCTGACAGCATTTGGCGGCTATGGATCCCTTTCCCGGCCTTAAGTGACATATCAGCCCCAACCCTGGTTATCCGCGAGGAGGATCCTGAGTTTTGGCTGGGTATTGGCAAAACCCGCTCCAGAGAGTGGCTAATTATTGACAGCGCCTCTAAGGACACCACAGAGATTGCCGTCCTACCAGCCACCACCCCTGCTGCGAAACCTGAGTATCTGCACGCTCGCCAGCGAGGCATTGAGGTCAGCATTGACCACCGTCCCGGTGTGTTCTATCGACTGCAAAATCACACAGGACCTCACTTTCAACTGGACTATTTAGCTGAAGAGCAGTTAGGCAGGCATGATGCTCCCTGGCAGCCATTAATTCATCACCGTGATGACGCAACCCTGGAAGGGGTTGATGCGTTTGCTTGGGGCCTAATTGTCGCTGAGCGCAGCCATCGCGAAGCACAGGTGGTGCTTCGTCGCCTCGTACTGGATAAACAGCAGCAAGCACTGATTGATGACTACATTGCGCTACCAGAGACACCCTGCTCACAGCTGCTAGAGGACTCCCCGCACTTTGATACGCAAGAAGTAAGATTAAGAGAGGAGTCTTTCACCCGGCCGCCCAGTTGGTTCTCACTGGATCTCCAAAGCGGTGAGCGCACACTGCTTAAACGTGTCGCGGTTTATGGCGACCTTTTACCGGAACAGCTGGTTTGCCGTCGCTTATGGGCCACCAGCGATGATGGCGAGCAGGTTCCCGTATCAGTTGTTATGCGCGCAGATTTGGTCAATCAAGCGCTGCCCACGCTGCTTTATGGTTACGGTGCTTACGGCGAAGCCTTAGACCCTTGGTTTTCCATTGCCAGGCTAGAATTGATAGAGCGCGGAGTGGCCTTTGCAGTCGCCCATGTGCGCGGTGGTGGCGAGCGCGGCGAGCCCTGGTACCTGCAAGGTAAAATGGCGCATAAAGAGAATAGCTTTAATGATTTTCTGGCGGCGCGAGAAGTGCTGGTATCCTCAGGGGTAAGCGATCCTCAGCGCATTGCTGCTTGTGGCGCCAGCGCTGGCGGGCTACTAGTCGGCACTTGCCTCAACCGTTCCCCCAAGGCGTTCTGCGCTGCGGTGCTCGATGTGCCTTTTTTAGATGTATTGCGCACCATGAAGAACCCAGAACTACCGCTCACCACCGCTGAATATAGTGAGTGGGGCAATCCAGAGGAGCCAGAGGTGGAGCAGCGCATCCGCAACTACTCCCCCATCGACAATATCACCCAACAAGCCTATCCAGCACTTTGGATTGAAGGCAGCTGGTTTGATACACGGGTTAGCTACTGGGAACCAGCCAAGTTCTACGCCCGCGTGTCTCAAGCCCAACAAGGCGAGGCGCCAATCCTACTGCATACCGATATGAGCAGTGGTCACGGCGGCGCATCCGGCCGGTTCAAGGCGTGGCGTGACACAGCGCGCCAAGACGCCTTTATTCTTTGGGCGCTAGGCCTTGCCCCACAAACGCCCCAGTAG
- a CDS encoding YcgN family cysteine cluster protein, whose protein sequence is MQATMRERFWEKYALDELTPQEWEALCDGCGQCCLLKLHDDETQELAILNVACRLLDTHSCQCSDYTNRFDSVPDCTQLTPALVKEFTWLPQTCGYRRVAEGRKLAGWHPLLSNDAERVHRKGVSVRGFAVSQDDVPERRLEEHIIAVLPM, encoded by the coding sequence ATGCAGGCTACCATGCGCGAACGCTTTTGGGAAAAATACGCCCTGGATGAACTCACGCCCCAAGAGTGGGAAGCGTTGTGTGATGGCTGTGGTCAGTGTTGCCTGTTAAAGCTACATGATGATGAAACTCAAGAACTGGCTATTTTAAACGTTGCCTGCCGTTTGCTTGATACCCATAGCTGCCAATGCAGCGACTATACGAACCGTTTTGACAGCGTGCCGGACTGTACCCAGCTCACACCTGCACTTGTTAAGGAGTTTACTTGGCTGCCTCAGACCTGTGGCTATCGGCGGGTGGCCGAGGGGCGCAAACTTGCAGGCTGGCACCCTTTGCTCAGTAACGATGCTGAACGGGTGCATAGAAAAGGCGTTAGTGTGCGTGGTTTTGCTGTTTCGCAAGATGACGTGCCTGAGCGGCGCTTAGAAGAGCATATTATTGCAGTACTCCCCATGTAA
- a CDS encoding acyl carrier protein phosphodiesterase, whose amino-acid sequence MNFLAHAWLAQRGSDAFLYGNLIADGVKGSDLSAWHTAVARGIRHHRRVDAWVDAHPRVLSAKQQAPYLQRRYVGIALDIVWDHFLARQQLGEEPYETLVERCYQLLSAKSAPNRLSTMMPLLVKHDWLRGYADFDFTCRAIAGVGKRLSGPNRLAELVPWLNENYHWLEDDFQALWAECTATLGDPDITCS is encoded by the coding sequence ATGAATTTTCTTGCCCACGCGTGGTTAGCCCAGCGTGGTAGTGATGCTTTTCTTTACGGCAATTTGATTGCCGACGGGGTTAAAGGGAGCGACCTAAGCGCTTGGCATACTGCGGTGGCACGTGGTATCCGCCACCACCGGCGGGTTGATGCCTGGGTTGACGCTCACCCCCGTGTATTGAGCGCAAAGCAACAGGCGCCTTATCTGCAAAGGCGCTACGTAGGTATTGCGCTAGATATTGTCTGGGACCACTTTTTAGCTAGGCAGCAGCTAGGCGAAGAGCCCTATGAGACGCTAGTAGAACGCTGTTATCAGCTGCTATCCGCTAAGTCAGCCCCTAACCGTCTCTCGACGATGATGCCGCTATTAGTGAAGCATGACTGGCTGAGGGGGTACGCGGATTTTGACTTTACCTGCCGTGCTATCGCTGGTGTGGGTAAGCGCCTATCGGGGCCCAATCGTTTGGCTGAATTAGTCCCTTGGCTCAATGAAAATTACCACTGGTTAGAAGACGATTTTCAGGCGCTGTGGGCAGAGTGTACAGCCACGCTAGGCGACCCCGATATTACATGCAGTTAG
- a CDS encoding YcgL domain-containing protein yields the protein MSEKILCEIFKSSRKEEMYLYVDKKQGLAPVPDTLKETFGKPIAVLTMILTADKKLARASAADIMASINSQGFYLQMPPAKEAYLLDVHRAQVNHQL from the coding sequence ATGAGCGAAAAAATTCTCTGTGAGATTTTTAAAAGCTCTCGTAAAGAGGAGATGTACCTGTACGTTGATAAGAAGCAGGGGTTAGCGCCAGTGCCAGATACGCTAAAGGAGACGTTTGGCAAACCCATCGCTGTGCTGACGATGATCTTAACCGCCGATAAAAAGCTAGCCCGAGCCAGTGCGGCGGACATCATGGCTTCTATCAATTCGCAGGGGTTTTATCTGCAAATGCCGCCGGCAAAAGAAGCCTATTTGCTAGATGTTCATCGCGCTCAAGTTAATCATCAGCTATGA
- a CDS encoding AMP-binding protein, whose translation MSEYANAPILRGPVLEGLDQYNSVTDVFHSAVKRFKEKPAFTCMGKTLTFSDLDRLSADFAAWLQHETDLVPGDRIAIQLPNVLQFPVAVFGALRAGLVVVNTNPLYTEREMAHQFKDSNAKAIVILANMADKLEKVLDKTEIKHVLVTQLADLHDVPKRWLINAVVKYVKKMVPAYSLPSAVSFRDALKKGASLSHTEVSRSLDDLAALQYTGGTTGMPKGAMLTHCNLVANMLQARAAIGEHLTDGEELVIAPLPVYHIYTFTVNCLFLMETGNHSLLITNPRDLPSFVKELKGLPFTGFIGLNTLFNALCNRDDFKQLDFSKLKLTISGGMALTKAAAQRWEETTGCSIAEGYGLTETSPIVSFNPTDAIQLGTIGKPVAGTSVKVVDADGNDVALGDPGELCVQGPQVMKGYWQREEETRNSIDEDGWFHTGDIAILQEDGYIRIVDRKKDMILVSGFNVYPNEIEDVVAAHPDVLEAAAVGVPDENAGEAIKLFVVTKNSQLDAETLRSWCKKELTGYKVPKYVEFRDELPKTNVGKVLRRQLRDEENTAS comes from the coding sequence ATGAGCGAATACGCCAATGCCCCCATTTTACGTGGCCCAGTGCTTGAAGGGTTGGATCAATATAATTCAGTCACTGATGTTTTCCACTCGGCAGTAAAGCGTTTTAAGGAAAAACCTGCGTTTACCTGTATGGGGAAAACGCTTACTTTTTCTGACCTTGATCGGCTCTCGGCAGATTTTGCTGCATGGCTACAGCATGAAACGGATTTAGTGCCTGGTGATCGGATTGCCATTCAATTACCGAATGTTTTGCAGTTCCCCGTGGCAGTGTTTGGTGCACTGCGGGCAGGCTTAGTCGTAGTGAATACCAACCCGCTTTACACTGAGCGGGAGATGGCGCATCAATTTAAAGATTCAAATGCCAAGGCCATTGTTATATTGGCGAATATGGCGGATAAGCTGGAAAAAGTGCTTGATAAAACCGAAATTAAGCACGTGCTGGTAACCCAGCTAGCGGATCTTCATGATGTGCCGAAGCGCTGGTTAATCAATGCAGTGGTCAAGTATGTTAAGAAAATGGTGCCTGCTTACTCGCTGCCTAGTGCTGTTAGCTTTCGGGATGCTCTCAAAAAAGGTGCCTCCCTTAGCCATACCGAGGTGAGTCGCAGCCTGGATGATTTGGCTGCCCTTCAGTACACCGGTGGTACTACCGGTATGCCTAAGGGGGCGATGCTTACCCACTGCAACTTAGTAGCCAATATGCTTCAGGCGCGTGCTGCTATTGGGGAGCATTTAACCGATGGTGAAGAGCTGGTGATTGCCCCATTGCCGGTTTATCACATCTATACCTTTACCGTTAACTGTCTGTTTTTGATGGAAACCGGTAACCACTCTCTATTGATTACTAACCCTCGTGACCTGCCTAGCTTCGTGAAAGAGTTGAAAGGGTTGCCCTTCACAGGGTTTATCGGCCTTAACACGCTGTTTAATGCGCTGTGTAATCGTGATGACTTTAAGCAACTGGACTTCTCTAAGCTTAAACTCACTATTTCAGGGGGCATGGCGCTGACGAAAGCGGCTGCCCAGCGTTGGGAAGAAACCACTGGTTGCTCTATTGCGGAGGGCTATGGGCTAACGGAAACATCCCCTATTGTGAGCTTTAATCCGACTGATGCCATTCAGTTGGGTACTATCGGCAAGCCTGTGGCGGGCACATCGGTCAAAGTGGTGGATGCCGATGGGAACGATGTTGCACTAGGTGACCCTGGCGAGCTATGTGTTCAAGGTCCGCAAGTAATGAAAGGCTATTGGCAGCGCGAAGAGGAGACCCGTAATTCGATTGATGAGGATGGCTGGTTCCATACTGGTGATATCGCTATTCTGCAGGAGGATGGCTACATCCGCATTGTCGACCGTAAAAAAGATATGATTTTGGTGTCTGGTTTCAATGTTTACCCCAATGAAATTGAAGATGTAGTCGCAGCTCATCCGGATGTTCTTGAGGCGGCGGCTGTTGGCGTACCTGATGAAAATGCTGGCGAAGCCATCAAACTGTTTGTGGTTACAAAAAATAGCCAATTAGATGCGGAAACACTGCGCAGCTGGTGTAAAAAAGAGCTGACTGGCTATAAAGTGCCCAAATATGTTGAGTTCCGTGATGAATTGCCTAAAACCAATGTGGGTAAGGTGCTGCGCCGCCAGTTGAGGGATGAAGAAAACACGGCTAGCTAA